Proteins encoded together in one Bos indicus isolate NIAB-ARS_2022 breed Sahiwal x Tharparkar chromosome 3, NIAB-ARS_B.indTharparkar_mat_pri_1.0, whole genome shotgun sequence window:
- the CDCP2 gene encoding CUB domain-containing protein 2 encodes MRLLQGRDEHFTDSLPALSPPSVASADLRSVNPTLKSWPALSSADLRGPDEEMLVGLVFCLLLAVALLGPDLRAQAMKGVKCGGVLSAPSGNFSSPNFPSLYPYNTECSWLIVVAEGSSVLLTFHAFDLEYHDTCGFDFLEIYNGASGDQGNLLGRFCGRVPPPPFTSSWHVMSVVFHSDKHVASRGFSAAYQKDVCGGVLTGLSGVLASPEYPNNYPNNVECRWVIRAAGPATIKLVFVDFQVEGSEQCTYDYVAVLGGPGPAREHHYCGSARPPTLVSLGHELQVVFKSDFNIGGRGFKAYYFSGECQEVYTAVRGNFSSPQYPSSYPNNIRCHWTIRLPPGYRVKVFFLDLELEEPNSLTRTCDFDHLAAFDGASEEAPLLGTWCGHHLPPPVTSSHNQLLIVLHTDRSTTHRGFSVAYIGVVPMNVSCTRTDFQILISAQALAPLERTKVYLGSRSCAAQEMGSNFRIQARFDTCGTESQRRNNTSVIVSVLYIDFSAGGQEDTHEYEVRCEPRRKEASAHLLSGSHWLGPYAATAEHLQEAPPRDEVEALEGPVAMVAQDTSDIVFLGLCILAGVLMVIAIVVLMLL; translated from the exons ATGCGGTTGCTCCAGGGGCGGGACGAACACTTCACAG ATTCTctcccagccctctccccacccagTGTGGCCAGTGCAGATCTCAGAAGTGTCAACCCG ACCCTCAAGTCCTGGCCTGCCCTGAGCTCTGCAGACCTGCGGGGACCTGATGAGGAGATGCTGGTGGGGCTGGTATTCTGTCTGCTGCTGGCAGTGGCGCTGCTGGGCCCAGACCTCAGAGCCCAAGCCATGAAAG GTGTCAAATGTGGGGGTGTGCTCTCAGCACCTTCTGGAAACTTCTCCAGCCCCAACTTCCCCAGCCTCTACCCCTACAACACGGAGTGCAGCTGGCTGATTGTGGTGGCCGAGGGCTCCTCCGTGCTGCTCACCTTCCACGCCTTTGACTTGGAGTACCACGACACCTGCGGCTTCGACTTCCTGGAGATCTACAACGGCGCCTCCGGGGACCAGGGCAACCTGCTGGGGAGGTTCTGCGGCAGGGTGCCCCCGCCACCCTTCACCTCCTCCTGGCACGTCATGTCTGTGGTCTTCCACTCAGACAAGCACGTGGCCAGCCGCGGCTTCTCCGCGGCCTACCAGAAAG ATGTGTGTGGTGGTGTCCTGACCGGCCTGTCAGGGGTCCTCGCCAGCCCCGAGTACCCCAACAACTACCCCAACAACGTGGAGTGCCGCTGGGTGATCCGGGCCGCTGGCCCCGCCACCATCAAGCTGGTGTTCGTGGACTTCCAGGTGGAGGGCAGTGAGCAGTGCACGTACGACTACGTGGCTGTGCTTGGGGGGCCCGGCCCCGCCCGGGAGCACCACTACTGCGGCAGTGCCAGGCCCCCCACACTCGTGTCCCTGGGCCACGAGCTGCAGGTGGTCTTCAAGTCTGACTTCAACATCGGAGGCCGCGGCTTCAAGGCCTACTACTTCTCAG GAGAATGCCAGGAGGTGTACACGGCGGTGCGGGGCAACTTCTCCAGCCCGCAGTACCCCAGCTCCTACCCCAACAACATCCGGTGCCACTGGACCATCCGCCTGCCTCCTGGCTACCGGGTCAAGGTGTTCTTCCTAGACCTGGAACTGGAGGAGCCCAACAGCCTAACCAGGACCTGCGACTTTGACCATCTAGCAGCCTTTGATGGGGCCAGTGAGGAGGCGCCTCTGCTGGGGACTTGGTGTGGCCACCACCTGCCACCCCCCGTCACCTCAAGCCACAACCAGCTCCTGATTGTGCTGCACACGGACCGTAGCACCACCCACAGGGGCTTCTCTGTGGCCTACATTGGAG TGGTGCCCATGAACGTGAGCTGCACCCGCACCGACTTCCAGATCCTGATCTCTGCACAGGCGCTGGCCCCACTAGAACGGACCAAAGTCTACCTGGGAAGCCGGAGCTGTGCCGCCCAGGAGATGGGCAGCAACTTCCGGATCCAGGCCCGCTTTGACACCTGCGGCACTGAGTCTCAG AGAAGAAATAACACCTCAGTGATCGTCAGCGTGCTGTACATCGACTTCTCAGCTGGTGGGCAGGAGGACACCCACGAGTACGAGGTCCGCTGTGAGCCGCGCCGCAAGGAGGCCTCTGCGCACCTGCTGTCAGGCTCCCACTGGCTCGGGCCCTACGCTGCCACGGCCGAGCACCTTCAGGAGGCACCCCCCAGGGACGAGGTGGAGGCACTGGAGGGCCCCGTGGCCATGGTGGCCCAGGACACCAGTGACATCGTCTTCCTGGGCCTTTGCATCCTGGCTGGAGTCCTCATGGTGATTGCCATCGTGGTCCTGATGCTGCTGTAG